The Patagioenas fasciata isolate bPatFas1 chromosome 21, bPatFas1.hap1, whole genome shotgun sequence genomic sequence catgctgactcttcaaacttcagctgacattgtctgtccccaggctgaacttcatgcattcctgctgttctctcacaaaaagggaatctacccctgtgagtccaaaactctgacattatgagtagcagatccccaagaccccacagtttctccaggagatggtatttgtagtgtcctgtagctccttatcctgttaccttgggagagaaaccctcatcaggataaaccatctgcatgaaaacattaacagctgagcaaatggagcttcagtccagggagagtccagaccttgtgaatatctggtattcacccatcagaaagctctgaagttgtacaaagagacgtgaccagtgctgtatcagggtgggacaataaccccatccatcaggacagagcaggacctgacacgctgagcagtgaccctgaggagaagggcctgggcactccaaggtccccacaccagcccgtggtgcacgctcaccatgaacaaggcagctgcacacggggctgcatgaggaggagcgtggggacccagacacctggagttctcatcccattcggttcagcgctggtgtgaccccacacacacgggggtgtgccagtgtgcggcttcccagtctggagaagcagggaggaactggagagtgcagggctgtgccaaggcaggttcagcaccttgtgcacatggtgtgggatgctgagggacctgggctgcttcagcccagcagcgctggggaggctgcagcagtgcaggagtagcctgagagtgcttgaagggtggtttcagaggcggtggaggttttctgcatagtgggaaacagcatgagaaagaaataatggcacaaagggcagctggggaggtccaggctggagatgagcaggaaggaatgtgactggaagggcagtgctgtggtggagcaggtcagcagagggagtctgcatcagcccaaggctttgtgcttcaaggaacagctggggaggatgcagagatctcagcaaagggaggaagatgctcagacaagagcaaggtggggcagcaggggggatgtctgcagcctgcagggaaagaggtgcaggggatgccacagcataggacaggctgtggtggagatgatcaagggatgtaaagaggttgaaagcccccaccagacatgagctcctcctctccttggctatggctgttgtctgcacctctgatgcctgtgaggagacaccttgtccttccagcacaggggcctcatggcctccttgtccccagccaggaccctgggaggtgtgggaccatagtcctgcccttggccttgcacagccccacatcacactgtccaggaagggaacTGGGCAACAttgatggacaggatctgccttcccagggctgggggtcagggcttgtccctttgactaatgaaacacatacacgtttactcagcatctaagagaacttcaccttgcttttcctgacctgttgtcactgcatcccgttttcttctctaaccagaccctggggtctgttcctcagtagtgtccctcagtgggactcattaacattgcaagaaactttggagtttgaatctgacttcttgagaggtttcatcagcttcccctcagggtctgaggttcatggaatcagcaccaaacccaccagaaggGTCGTTAAAGTGTCTTGGGCTtctcctgtgctactgagctgggctgggctcctgggacagagggagctcctggcaagcggcagcgctgcagagagacagctctgcccaggagcagctcctctgcacacgcagcagggctgagggctctgcctggggatctcagggagacgagcaaggcagagagagattaaaggtggtcaggattgggaggatgactgagagctcactggaggagaaacctttgcagcccttgccatggtaagtctctgggtgcagggcaatgcagctgtagctcctggaggcatctcctaaaactggcacaggcacagctggtgggatctgtaaggagggggctcttgtcaggcaatgttgaacagctgtgaaaccgggtgagcacccaggggtgcccagggctgtcctgcagagcagggtccctgcaccccagggctgtgccagggcagggactctgccacctgccagggtcagcgctcagcctgcccggggagatcccatggcagcagctgtgggtggaaggagcgacccccggcagggcaggcagggagcttgtggggttgaagggtgctgtgtgggtcaaggctgctcagggctccagatcaaccccacggacatggcagagggtccttctgaacaatgaCATCaacacaggaacagctgcaagggaaggagtctgtgctttcagttttccactcttggttgtctgggtgtgcagtgggagatgaggatttatttctctctttggagaagacactgagaccccagttctcgttaggacttgtctgagcttctcctgagcccctgcacacacagagctgcccctgggcagtgccaggaggtgtgagcaggacagagctgagcacacagcgagtgggatggggtctgtgacactgacagggagcagacccagggacagagacacagctgcaggagcgcagacatgggcagggagagggagatggaccagaaatgctggggaaggGATTCAGGACCCTCCGTGCCATCTCGTGCAGTGCAAATGATTCCCActtcaaccccctggtctcctctcctccccagcagaccctctgccccaaagccatggggtccaggtcacgagtctccacctcagcagctggacctccaggggaagggttcctggaacgtggtacacaaaaaaggtgctaaaagtacttgctctacagtgtcattaagtgagtggcagcagcacagtcgggtaaggagaaggttccacagcctgctcgtctgcctttctgtccttgctctattttctggtagcactgcagtgtccttccctgtttctccacgtgtccctggtgctcttgctctctggggttggggtgggagtgtgggtcagtttttgttctgacaccaactcaggcggttttgtcccagagctgtgttcatggaaactgcatgcccaactgcattttaaactgtgatgaactgtttttctcacttggtagaaaggaatgagcagaaacatccctccattgtggaggGGGTTTTcgatgagaaacagcccatttatttacttcagagaagtctcccctaacttgtcacagtcttttgctccttgcacaggtcctcaggcccacaggcagcaaatgtccaacagcagctccatcacccagttcctcctcctggcattcacagacacacgggagctgcagctcttgcacttctggctcttcctgggcatctacctggctgccctgctgggcaacggcctcatcatcaccaccatagcctgggaccagcacctccacacccctatgtacttcttcctgctcaacctcgccctcctcgacctgggctgcatctccaccactgtccccaaatccatgaacaactctctgtgggataccaaggtcatttcctatgcaggatgtgctgcacaggtcttctttttttgtttcttatttgctgcagaatattctcttctcaccatcatgtcctacgaccgctacgttgccatctgcaaacccctgcactacgggaccctcctgggcagcagagcttgtgtccacatggcagcagctgcctgggccactgggtttctccatgctctgctgcacacggccaatacattttcactgccactgtgcaagggcaatgccctgggccagttcttctgtgaaatcccccagatcctcaagctctcctgctcacactcctacctcagggaacttgggtttcttgtggtcagtgcctgcttagtttttatgtgttttgtgttcatcgtgttgtcctacgtgcagatcttcagggccgtgctgaggatc encodes the following:
- the LOC136110723 gene encoding olfactory receptor 14J1-like, with the translated sequence MSNSSSITQFLLLAFTDTRELQLLHFWLFLGIYLAALLGNGLIITTIAWDQHLHTPMYFFLLNLALLDLGCISTTVPKSMNNSLWDTKVISYAGCAAQVFFFCFLFAAEYSLLTIMSYDRYVAICKPLHYGTLLGSRACVHMAAAAWATGFLHALLHTANTFSLPLCKGNALGQFFCEIPQILKLSCSHSYLRELGFLVVSACLVFMCFVFIVLSYVQIFRAVLRIPSEQGRHKAFSTCLPHLAVVSLYISTAMFAYLKPLSISSPSLDLVVSVLYSVVPPAVNPLIYSMRNQELKDALRKLMTGFLLNL